A genomic segment from Glycine soja cultivar W05 chromosome 18, ASM419377v2, whole genome shotgun sequence encodes:
- the LOC114395144 gene encoding trafficking protein particle complex subunit 5-like: MIGVGKIKQYSNVLDKPLTKGKQEVSLSAFAFLFSELVQYNQTQVDNIGELERRLEDAGYAVGARVLELLCHRDKGNRRETRLLNILSFVHSTVWKVLFGKVADSLEKGTEHEDEYMISEKELLVNKFISIPKDMGTFNCGAFVAGIVRGVLDGAGFPAVVTAHFVPMEGQQRPRTTILIKFAEEVLRREARLG, encoded by the exons ATGATCGGCGTCGGAAAGATCAAGCAGTACAGTAACGTCCTCGACAAGCCCCTCACCAAGGGCAAGCAAGag GTTAGTTTGAGTGCATTCGCGTTCTTGTTCTCGGAGCTTGTTCAGTACAACCAAACGCAGGTCGACAACATTGGCGAGCTCGAACGAAG ACTGGAGGATGCTGGATATGCGGTTGGGGCTCGAGTTCTTGAGCTGCTTTGCCACAGAGATAAG GGAAACAGAAGAGAGACACGGCTGTTGAATATTCTTTCTTTTGTACACAGTACAGTGTGGAAAGTATTATTTGGAAAG GTAGCTGATTCACTGGAGAAAGGAACTGAACATGAAGATGAATACATGATCAGTGAAAAGGAGCTCCTAGTAAACAA ATTCATTTCTATCCCAAAGGACATGGGAACGTTTAACTGTGGAGCATTTGTTGCTGGAATAGTACGG GGCGTTTTGGATGGTGCCGGGTTTCCAGCTGTTGTAACAGCTCATTTTGTCCCCATGGAAGGTCAACAACGACCACGGACaacaattttgataaaatttgctGAAGAG GTGTTACGAAGAGAAGCAAGATTAGGCTGA
- the LOC114395322 gene encoding endoglucanase 1-like: MPKGMASVTTFSLMLQFLFFILCSSFGQLSLAFTSQEYHEALEKSILFFEGQRSGKLPSNQQQTWRGDSGLSDGSSYHVDLVGGYYDAGDNVKFGLPMAFTTTLLAWSVIEFGSSMQDQLENARAAIRWSTDYLLKAATTTPDTLYVQVGEPNMDHRCWERAEDMDTPRNVYKVSATNPGSDVAAETAAALAASSIVFRDSDPSYSSKLLQAAIKVFNFADRYRGSYSDSLNSVVCPFYCSYSGYHDELLWGASWIYKASGINTYIQYIQSNGHILGADDDGYTFSWDDKRPGTKILLSKEFLEENSEEFQLYKAHADNYICSLMSGTPGFQAQYTRGGLLYKGSESNLQYVTSTSFLLLTYAKYLNTNGGNVVRCGTSAVTGENLVTLAKAQVDYILGNNPTKMSYMVGFGERYPKHIHHRGSSLPSIHAHTQHISCNDGFQFFHSSSPNPNILVGAIVGGPDNNDNFSDDRHNYQQSEPATYINAPFVGALAYFSANPPTTY, translated from the exons ATGCCAAAAGGGATGGCTTCAGTCACCACATTTTCACTAATGTTACAGTTTCTGTTCTTTATACTATGTTCTTCGTTTGGTCAGCTAAGCTTAGCTTTCACGTCGCAAGAGTACCATGAGGCTCTTGAGAAATCCATTCTCTTCTTCGAGGGACAACGATCTGGGAAATTGCCTTCCAACCAGCAACAAACATGGAGGGGAGATTCTGGATTGTCCGATGGCTCTTCCTACCAT GTGGACTTAGTAGGCGGTTATTATGATGCTGGAGACAACGTCAAGTTTGGGTTGCCAATGGCCTTTACCACTACATTGTTAGCATGGAGTGTGATTGAATTTGGAAGCTCAATGCAGGACCAACTTGAAAATGCCAGAGCTGCTATTCGTTGGAGCACGGATTACCTTCTTAAGGCAGCCACCACCACCCCTGACACATTATATGTCCAA GTAGGAGAGCCGAACATGGATCATAGGTGCTGGGAAAGGGCTGAAGATATGGACACTCCACGCAACGTGTATAAAGTATCAGCTACAAACCCAGGTTCGGATGTAGCAGCAGAGACGGCAGCTGCATTGGCTGCTTCTTCAATAGTATTCAGAGATTCTGATCCAAGCTATTCCTCCAAATTGCTTCAAGCAGCCATCAAa GTATTCAATTTTGCAGACCGTTACAGGGGTTCTTATAGTGATTCTCTTAATTCGGTTGTCTGTCCATTCTACTGCTCTTACTCTGGATACCAT GATGAGCTTCTGTGGGGTGCATCATGGATTTATAAAGCATCAGGAATTAACActtatatacaatatatacaatccAATGGCCACATATTAGGGGCTGATGATGATGGTTACACATTCAGTTGGGATGACAAGCGACCTGGAACAAAAATCCTGCTTTCCAAG GAATTCCTAGAGGAAAATTCTGAAGAGTTCCAACTATATAAGGCACATGCAGACAATTACATTTGTTCGCTAATGTCGGGAACACCCGGTTTCCAGGCTCAGTACACCCGAG GGGGGCTTCTGTACAAAGGGAGCGAGAGCAATTTGCAGTACGTAACATCAACTAGCTTCCTTCTCTTGACATACGCCAAATATCTGAACACAAACGGCGGTAATGTAGTTCGATGTGGGACTTCAGCAGTCACGGGCGAAAACCTAGTAACACTAGCTAAAGCACAAGTGGACTACATTCTGGGCAACAATCCAACAAAGATGTCTTATATGGTGGGTTTTGGAGAGAGGTATCCAAAGCATATCCACCACAGGGGTTCCTCTCTGCCTTCCATCCACGCACACACTCAACACATTTCATGCAACGACGGCTTTCAGTTTTTCCATTCTTCCTCGCCCAACCCTAATATCCTTGTTGGAGCCATCGTAGGTGGTCCTGATAACAATGACAACTTCTCTGATGATCGACATAACTATCAGCAGTCTGAGCCAGCAACATACATCAATGCGCCGTTTGTAGGTGCTCTTGCCTATTTCTCTGCCAACCCACCAACAACCTATTAG